The genomic stretch AGGCCGAGGATACGGAGTCAGCTGTGGATTGAGCAGTGCCCGATGCAAGATGCCAGGTTGCTGAGGAATAGGTTGCGGCAACTGGTACGTAGCGTGCGCCTGGTTCATTTGCTGGATGCGGAGGTGTTGTGAGCTCGCCGCGGCAGAGTGCTGCTGCATCGCGGCGTTGTGCGGCTGCTGTTGATGGTACGGGTGGCTGAGCGCAGCCATCTCGTCGGCCTTCTTCTGAAGAGGCCGTTTGCGGGCGTCTTCTTCTTGCAGCACCTTCCTGAGCTGCGCGAAGAGCTGGTGCTTCTCCTCCTTGAGCATGAGAAGCTTCTTCTGCGCCTGCTGCAGCTGGTCGCGGATCTCCTCTAGCTTCATGGCGACCTGGCGGCGTTTCAGTTCACGCTCGCCTCGCGCTCGCTCCGTGGCAGCATCTGCCTCCTgttcctgctttttcttttcccgCTGTAGCATGATGTGCTTCTTGAGGGCGCC from Dermacentor albipictus isolate Rhodes 1998 colony unplaced genomic scaffold, USDA_Dalb.pri_finalv2 scaffold_30, whole genome shotgun sequence encodes the following:
- the LOC135909839 gene encoding hepatocyte growth factor-regulated tyrosine kinase substrate-like codes for the protein MSTERAVKLKKPSEPPSPRECGPRSRSTPPPGGRATVMPAPVEHPKMNTAMWGALKKHIMLQREKKKQEQEADAATERARGERELKRRQVAMKLEEIRDQLQQAQKKLLMLKEEKHQLFAQLRKVLQEEDARKRPLQKKADEMAALSHPYHQQQPHNAAMQQHSAAASSQHLRIQQMNQAHATYQLPQPIPQQPGILHRALLNPQLTPYPRPPWPQATTSSYSQQARPPQWGFWPQQPYAYTAQFPDSTAYGAPMLMPAYAPGYGPFYCAGTEVRGGLGSSYDAGPR